The stretch of DNA AAGGGGGGGCGCTGGCGATCTCACCCACCGACACTCCATGCAGCCACAGGCGGGGCCAACCTGGGGGCGGCGAGGGGGGAGGGGTGAGCCCCAGCCGGGGATAAAAGCTTTCCTCCGCGTCCCGCCGGCGCAGATGACGGTAATAGAAGGGCCAGCCCAAAAGTCCCAGGGACCCGGTAAGGCCAAAGTAACCCCCTAAAAGGATTTTACGCAACATAATTATTGAAATATAAGAATTTTATTGTTTATTGAGAATTCCGGCGAGGTCGGCTGAGGGCACCCTGCACCTCTTTCCAGGCTCAGATCCCCATCCGAAGGGCCGCGAGGCATCACTTTTTCGGGTTCGGGAAGCAATTTCTCCCCCAAAATACCCCACCTTTGGTGGTGCATCCCTCCGGCTGCCACTGCCGGCCACCGCCATCAATCTGAGGTCCCAAGAGGCATTGACGGGGGCCAGAACGGGCCAGACAGCTCCCCGGTTTATGGCTCGGCGGCTCCTCCTGGGAACCCCAGCCTCGCTGCAGTGGGGCAAATAGCTGATGGTGTCTGGCGCCTTTTAGGTTGCTTTTCCAGGAGTCAGGACAGCTTGAAACCCCTCCTCGCTTGAAAGCTCAGCCCGGGAGCTGACGCAGGGCGGGGTCTGCGCTCGCCGCTTCCCGGGCATGACGATTTTTCCCTTAAACGGGAGAGGCAGGGCAAACAGCAAATGCCCTGATCGGGTCTCCCGGCCTCAGGACCTGCCCAAAGGCCACAATTTTAATTGCTATTGTTCATAATTGAGGCATGCGCCAGCCATCGGGGTCGTTCCCGCCGGTAATCCGCCAGGATCTGGGCGTGGTCGAAGGCCAAGGGCTCCGGCAGGTCCTCCAGCGGGAAGACCCCCACCTCCGCGGCATCATCTGCGGCCTGGGGCTCGCCTTGAGCCGTGGCCACAAAGACCACGGTGATGGTGTGCTGGCGGGGATCCCGGTCCGGGGCGGAATAGGCGTGGAACTGCCCCAGCAAGGTGACCTCCAGCCCGGTCTCTTCCCGGGCCTCCCGCCGGGCCGCCTCCTCCAGGGTCTCGCCGTATTCCACAAAACCCCCGGGCAATGCCCAGCCGTAGGGGGGCTTGGCCCGGCGGATGAGCACGACCCCTTTAGGCACCTCGATGATGATATCCACCGTGGGCACCGGGTTGCGGTGGCGCCTGGTCACATAGCCGCAGCGGGGGCAGGTTTCCTCCACCAGCATTTTAGTTTACATAATATATATTATCAGACATTATTGAAATTCCTGTTTCACAAACCGCTTGAGATCCTCATAGCGCAGGGCCGCAATGCGCCACACCCCGTCGGTGGGATCCCGCACCATCTCGAAGCGGAACTCCTCCTTGGTTTTGGGGTCCGCAAAAATCACCGTGGCCCGCTCCCCCTGTTGCTCAATGCGGGCGGTGCTCACTGCCGCGGCCAGCCCCAATATCTGGGTGGTGCTCAGATTTTTCAGATATTTTTCCACCCCGCTTTTGATGACCGGCGTGAGCGCCTCCACCGCCTTGGGCGGGATGGCCCGGGCCAGCTTCTCCAGCACCCGCCG from Desulfobaccales bacterium encodes:
- a CDS encoding NUDIX hydrolase — its product is MLVEETCPRCGYVTRRHRNPVPTVDIIIEVPKGVVLIRRAKPPYGWALPGGFVEYGETLEEAARREAREETGLEVTLLGQFHAYSAPDRDPRQHTITVVFVATAQGEPQAADDAAEVGVFPLEDLPEPLAFDHAQILADYRRERPRWLAHASIMNNSN
- a CDS encoding DUF2939 domain-containing protein, encoding MRSNAVKLAALIVLLAAVAVGYGYWRWLNSPRYALQQMVVALKTRDLDKLLFYIDLPSIATHLSREAAEDLAQVLPGSPEPDAVERFGRRVLEKLARAIPPKAVEALTPVIKSGVEKYLKNLSTTQILGLAAAVSTARIEQQGERATVIFADPKTKEEFRFEMVRDPTDGVWRIAALRYEDLKRFVKQEFQ